GGAGTGGGTCCGGATCTCCGCtttctcggcgtcggtcgGGGGAGcgagagtgagagggagagggaggtggGAAGTTGGACGCGGTGGAGTCCAGTGTCACCCAAGGAACCGTCGAGGAAGCCTGACTCTCATCCCTGCGATTTCGTGTGATCCTGGGAGGTTATATTGACGACGGTGTTATCTTCGGTGTTATTCTTGACGGGGTGGTGTTTTCAAGCCGCTGGTCCCGTCGGCGCTCGACTAATCGAGACATGTCCACAACGGCAATTCTTTCTTTAATTTTTTCTTAGAGACAATGAATGAGCTTTTGCGGTGGACTTGGATCCTGCATTCTTCTCGACTCTGCTGCGTTCATGAATCATCCAATGTCTCCTGCCGGTGAAGATGTCCACGGCACCGGAGCTGACTCCGGCCACCGCAGCTCATGCACGACTCACGGTGTCTCCACGAGGTCCATCGTCATCTCGAACCCTGATGATCTCACAGCATGCGTGGTTCGAATACTACGCTACGCGCCAAATGTCCAAATTAATCACTCTTTGATGACTGATCTACTACTCCGGACCCAAACTCCACATGGGAATCATCAAGGGAAACACCCCCCAGCCTGCTCGCATGTGGATATGCCAAACACGCAGACGAGCACGCAATTTACACCCGCTGCTCCCCTGAACCTTCTGGGTAAGATATTTTTGTACACTTTTGGACGAGCACAGCCCTAAACATCCGACTGAGTAGCATGTACCTCTACTTGTTGTAAAACGTGTGGTGCTGCGTCCCCGTCTCCGCACGATCATCCGGGTCCGCGCTCAGCTCCTGCGGCTCCTGACTAGGCGCGGGCTCCGGCGCCGTTTTCTCGTCGCCCCTAGCCGGCGTGTGTCCAGGCACCGGCGGAGGGGTCACCCCCGTGGCGACCTGGACCATGCTGACCTGCGGCACCCACATGTTGCCGTGGGCGTCGTACTGCGGCTGGTTcagcagcgtcgtcgtctcggaGAAGTACGCCTGCTGCGGCGGgtacgacgccgtcgacgacatgTGCGTCAGCGTCGGCATGCCCCCCAACACGGCCCCCGGCGTCGAGTGCGACGACTCCGAGGACAGCTCGACCGGCGGGCCCGTGTGCGACGGTACGGTGTGTGGGGACATCGGGTGCGGAGACTGGGGGTATCCAGACAACGgaggcggagaggaggaagaggccggGTGGCCGTACGGTGGTGCGAAGGGCGAGGGCACAGGGCTGAGGTGTGTCGGGGGCGGCGACCACGCGTCCGACATGCTCTGGGCGTGGTATGCGTGACTCGGcccaggcggcgacggcctttggtggtggtggtggcgccGTTGCTCGCGGCACTTGCGGAAGAGGAAGTAGAACCCCACCGCGAGCGCGATGGCCAGGaccgcggcgccgatgccgatgccgatgatggctCTCGTGGGGAGTCTCGCGCTCGGGGCCGACGTGATGGACGGTCCAacggccctcgtcggcgtgcgGACGGCAACGTCGGCCTTGAGTGTGATCAACaggccgacgtcggcgtAATCGAACCCGTTGGCGGGCGTCGTCTTGGTCGCGCCGCTGTTGCCGTCCCCGCCCACGACTGCAAGGACTTCCGGCGGCACGGCGTAGGTCGTCTTGTTGGGCTTGTACAGCTCCCAGAGGGCCTGGTTCGGGTTCTGCTTGCCCAGGTCCGCGTTATGGGT
The genomic region above belongs to Colletotrichum higginsianum IMI 349063 chromosome 2, whole genome shotgun sequence and contains:
- a CDS encoding Cell wall anchored protein yields the protein MLVYFGGIQDLSANGTATGQPMDEIFLYDVLSSKWYTQKASGQIPEMRRRFCAGVTWALDQSSYNIYMYGGATVPGVPGAGYDDLYVLSMPTFTWVKMYPLGRNGTGDYPHHSLSCNMAPGRAQMIISGGTFPLTQLCDSPGQWGTHNADLGKQNPNQALWELYKPNKTTYAVPPEVLAVVGGDGNSGATKTTPANGFDYADVGLLITLKADVAVRTPTRAVGPSITSAPSARLPTRAIIGIGIGAAVLAIALAVGFYFLFRKCREQRRHHHHQRPSPPGPSHAYHAQSMSDAWSPPPTHLSPVPSPFAPPYGHPASSSSPPPLSGYPQSPHPMSPHTVPSHTGPPVELSSESSHSTPGAVLGGMPTLTHMSSTASYPPQQAYFSETTTLLNQPQYDAHGNMWVPQVSMVQVATGVTPPPVPGHTPARGDEKTAPEPAPSQEPQELSADPDDRAETGTQHHTFYNK